A region from the Aquila chrysaetos chrysaetos chromosome 15, bAquChr1.4, whole genome shotgun sequence genome encodes:
- the LRATD1 gene encoding protein LRATD1, which produces MGNQLDRITHLNYSELPTGDPSGIEKDELRVGVAYFFSDEEEDLDERGQPDKYSVKGSGSPGQETPTHHLHHQLVLNETQFSAFRGQECIFSKVSSGPQAGDLSVYSVSALPALCKPGDLLELLYLGPSEHPPPHWAVYVGSGQIIHLHQGQIRQDSLYEAAAGNVGRVVNSWYRFRPLVAELVVQNACGHLGLKSDEICWTNSESFAAWCRFGKREFKAGGELQAAAGTQHQQQYYLKIHLAENKVHTVRFHSLEDLIREKRRIDASGKLRVIKDLAIVDGKE; this is translated from the coding sequence ATGGGAAATCAACTGGATCGCATCACCCACCTGAATTACAGCGAGCTGCCGACCGGGGACCCCTCGGGGATCGAGAAAGACGAGCTGCGCGTCGGGGTGGCTTACTTCTTTTCGGATGAGGAGGAGGACCTGGACGAGCGAGGCCAGCCAGACAAGTACAGCGTGAAGGGCTCCGGCAGCCCTGGCCAGGAGACGCCCacccaccacctccaccaccaGCTGGTGCTGAACGAGACCCAGTTCTCCGCTTTCCGCGGCCAGGAATGCATCTTCTCCAAGGTCAGCAGCGGCCCCCAGGCCGGGGACCTCAGCGTCTACTCGGTGTcggccctgcctgccctctgcAAGCCGGGGGacctgctggagctgctctACCTGGGGCCCTCGGAGCACCCCCCGCCGCACTGGGCGGTGTACGTGGGCAGCGGGCAGATCATCCACCTGCACCAGGGGCAGATCCGCCAGGACAGCTTGTACGAGGCGGCCGCGGGCAACGTGGGCCGGGTGGTGAATAGCTGGTACCGCTTTCGCCCGCTGGTGGCCGAGCTGGTGGTGCAAAACGCCTGCGGGCACCTGGGCTTAAAAAGCGACGAGATCTGCTGGACGAACTCCGAGAGCTTCGCCGCCTGGTGCCGCTTCGGGAAAAGGGAGTTCAAAGCCGggggggagctgcaggctgctgccggcacccagcaccagcagcaataCTATCTCAAGATCCACTTGGCCGAGAACAAGGTGCACACGGTGAGGTTCCACAGCCTGGAGGATCTAATACGCGAGAAGCGCAGGATCGATGCCAGCGGCAAACTGAGGGTGATCAAAGACCTGGCTATAGTGGATGGGAAAGAATAG